One genomic window of Onychostoma macrolepis isolate SWU-2019 chromosome 25, ASM1243209v1, whole genome shotgun sequence includes the following:
- the vac14 gene encoding protein VAC14 homolog isoform X2, translated as MNTEKDFSPLTPNIVRALNDKLYEKRKVAALEIEKLVREFVAQNNSAQIRHVIQILATEFALSQHPHSRKGGLIGLAACSIALGKDSGLYLKELIDPVLTCFNDSDSRLRYYACEALYNIVKVARGAVLPHFNVLFDGLSKLAADPDPNVKSGSELLDRLLKDIVTESNKFDLVAFVPLLRERIYSNNQYARQFIISWIHVLESVPDINLLDYLPEILDGLFQILGDSSKEIRRMCELVLGEFLKEIKKNPSSVKFAEMANILVIHCQVSDESKSTNDLIQLTSMTWMREFIQLAGRVVLPYSSGILTAVLPCLSYDDRKKSTKEAASACNHSLMKLVTPEDDEEDEESQTKSSPPGDGTPSKKEGDLNDSLNESQESVGFSNISFFTPASSERSAVTLDLDGIVQVLDRHLHDSSTGMMTRIAVLKWLYHLYIKTPRKMFKHTDSLFPMLLKTLSDESDEVILKDLEVLAEIASSPAGQTDTFGLCDNLDSKTELHIPGSKVTDLSPSTPSMNSYFYKFMINLLKRFSLERKLLEMRGAFIIRQLCLLLHAENIFHSMADILLKEEDLKFASTMVQTLNTILLTSAELFQLRNQLKDLRTQESCALFCCLYRSWCHNPVATVSLCFLTQNYRHAYDLIQKFGDLEVTVDFLMEVDKLVQLIESPIFTYLRLQLLDVEHNPYLIKALYGLLMLLPQSQAFQLLSHRLSCVPNPELMRTVEDPKAPVKDKRLAQPHIDYCELLQHFDRVQSKHLEVRHQRAGRSEHPDRKL; from the exons atgaacacagaaaaggatttttctccattgaCACCAAACATTGTGAGAGCTCTCAACGACAAACTGTACGAGAAGAGGAAGGTGGCAGCTCTTGAGATTGAAAA GCTTGTACGGGAATTTGTCGCCCAGAACAACTCTGCACAGATCAGACATGTCATCCAGATACTGGCCACAGAGTTTGCGCTCTCCCAGCACCCTCACAGCCGAAAAGGAGGCCTCATTGGGTTAGCGGCGTGCTCCATTGCCCTGGGAAAA GATTCTGGATTGTACCTTAAAGAACTCATTGATCCGGTTCTTACCTGTTTCAATGATTCTGACAGCCGTCTGCGCTACTATGCCTGTGAGGCCCTTTACAATATAGTGAAGGTTGCCAGGGGAGCAGTGCTGCCCCACTTCAATGTGCTGTTTGATGGGCTTAGCAAG CTCGCTGCAGATCCTGATCCAAACGTAAAGAGTGGATCTGAGCTCCTGGATCGGCTTCTTAAG gacaTTGTAACAGAGAGCAACAAATTTGACCTAGTGGCTTTTGTCCCGCTTTTGCGCGAGAGGATTTACTCAAACAACCAGTATGCCCGCCAATTCATTATCTCATGG ATCCACGTATTGGAGTCGGTTCCTGATATCAACCTCCTGGATTATCTGCCAGAAATTCTAGACGGACTCTTTCAGATTCTTGGAGACAGCAGCAAAGAGATCAGGCGGAT GTGTGAGCTGGTTTTGGGGGAGTTCCTGAAAGAAATTAAGAAGAATCCATCCAGTGTCAAATTTGCGGAAATGGCTAACATATTAGTCATCCACTGTCAAGTGTCTGATGAATCAAAGTCGA CTAACGATCTCATCCAGTTGACGTCAATGACATGGATGAGAGAATTCATTCAGCTTGCTGGAAGAGTGGTACTGCCGTATTCCTCTGGCATACTGACCGCAGTGCTGCCTTGTCTTTCCTATGATGACCGCAAAAAGA GTACTAAAGAGGCTGCCAGTGCATGTAATCATAGCCTGATGAAGCTTGTGACTCCTGAAGATGATGAAGAAGATGAAGAATCGCAGACCAAATCTTCCCCTCCGGGCGATGGGACTCCATCTAAGAAAGAGGGTGATCTGAATG ATTCCCTAAATGAGTCTCAGGAGTCAGTAGGCTTCAGCAACATCTCCTTCTTCACTCCAGCAAG TTCTGAGAGGTCTGCTGTAACTCTGGATCTGGATGGCATAGTGCAAGTACTGGACAGACATTTACACGATTCATCCACCGGAATGATGACTCGCATCGCTGTGTTGAAGTGGTTGTACCATTTGTACATCAAGACCCCTCGCAAG ATGTTCAAGCACACAGATAGTTTGTTCCCCATGTTACTGAAGACACTATCAGATGAATCTGATGAA GTGATTTTAAAAGACTTGGAGGTTTTAGCAGAAATTGCATCATCACCTGCTGGTCAGACGGACACATTTGGGTTGTGCGACAACTTGGATAGCAAAACAGAGCTTCATATTCCAG gatcaaaagtgacagatttATCTCCATCGACTCCCAGCATGAATTCATACTTCTACAAGTTCATGATTAATTTGCTCAAGCGCTTCAGTTTAGAGAGGAAGCTTCTAGAAATGAGAGGGGCTTTCATTATCAG GCAGCTGTGTCTCCTCCTGCATGCAGAGAACATATTTCACTCTATGGCGGACATCTTACTCAAGGAGGAAGATCTGAAGTTTGCCTCCACCATGGTGCAGACACTTAACACTATTCTGCTCACCTCAGCTGAACTCTTCCAGCTGCGGAACCAGCTCAAGGACTTGCGCACACAG GAAAGCTGTGCTCTTTTCTGCTGCCTCTATCGCTCTTGGTGTCATAATCCAGTGGCCACTGTGTCGCTCTGCTTCCTGACACAGAACTATCGGCATGCCTACGACCTCATCCAGAAATT TGGAGATCTGGAGGTAACTGTGGACTTCCTCATGGAGGTGGATAAACTTGTTCAGCTAATCGAGAGCCCCATCTTCACCT ACCTTCGTCTGCAGCTACTGGATGTAGAGCATAACCCATATCTCATCAAGGCTCTGTACGGCCTGCTGATGTTGCTTCCTCAGAGTCAGGCGTTCCAGCTGCTCTCACATCGGCTCAGCTGTGTGCCAAACCCTGAACTCATGAGGACCGT GGAAGACCCAAAGGCACCTGTCAAAGACAAACGATTAGCCCAGCCACACATCGACTACTGTGAACTGCTCCAGCACTTTGACAGAGTCCAGAGCAAACACCTGGAGGTGAGGCATCAGAGGGCGGGACGCTCTGAGCACCCAGACAGGAAGTTGTAA
- the vac14 gene encoding protein VAC14 homolog isoform X1: MNTEKDFSPLTPNIVRALNDKLYEKRKVAALEIEKLVREFVAQNNSAQIRHVIQILATEFALSQHPHSRKGGLIGLAACSIALGKDSGLYLKELIDPVLTCFNDSDSRLRYYACEALYNIVKVARGAVLPHFNVLFDGLSKLAADPDPNVKSGSELLDRLLKDIVTESNKFDLVAFVPLLRERIYSNNQYARQFIISWIHVLESVPDINLLDYLPEILDGLFQILGDSSKEIRRMCELVLGEFLKEIKKNPSSVKFAEMANILVIHCQVSDESKSTNDLIQLTSMTWMREFIQLAGRVVLPYSSGILTAVLPCLSYDDRKKSTKEAASACNHSLMKLVTPEDDEEDEESQTKSSPPGDGTPSKKEGDLNDSLNESQESVGFSNISFFTPASSERSAVTLDLDGIVQVLDRHLHDSSTGMMTRIAVLKWLYHLYIKTPRKMFKHTDSLFPMLLKTLSDESDEVILKDLEVLAEIASSPAGQTDTFGLCDNLDSKTELHIPGGVRDGQPVVVGSKVTDLSPSTPSMNSYFYKFMINLLKRFSLERKLLEMRGAFIIRQLCLLLHAENIFHSMADILLKEEDLKFASTMVQTLNTILLTSAELFQLRNQLKDLRTQESCALFCCLYRSWCHNPVATVSLCFLTQNYRHAYDLIQKFGDLEVTVDFLMEVDKLVQLIESPIFTYLRLQLLDVEHNPYLIKALYGLLMLLPQSQAFQLLSHRLSCVPNPELMRTVEDPKAPVKDKRLAQPHIDYCELLQHFDRVQSKHLEVRHQRAGRSEHPDRKL; the protein is encoded by the exons atgaacacagaaaaggatttttctccattgaCACCAAACATTGTGAGAGCTCTCAACGACAAACTGTACGAGAAGAGGAAGGTGGCAGCTCTTGAGATTGAAAA GCTTGTACGGGAATTTGTCGCCCAGAACAACTCTGCACAGATCAGACATGTCATCCAGATACTGGCCACAGAGTTTGCGCTCTCCCAGCACCCTCACAGCCGAAAAGGAGGCCTCATTGGGTTAGCGGCGTGCTCCATTGCCCTGGGAAAA GATTCTGGATTGTACCTTAAAGAACTCATTGATCCGGTTCTTACCTGTTTCAATGATTCTGACAGCCGTCTGCGCTACTATGCCTGTGAGGCCCTTTACAATATAGTGAAGGTTGCCAGGGGAGCAGTGCTGCCCCACTTCAATGTGCTGTTTGATGGGCTTAGCAAG CTCGCTGCAGATCCTGATCCAAACGTAAAGAGTGGATCTGAGCTCCTGGATCGGCTTCTTAAG gacaTTGTAACAGAGAGCAACAAATTTGACCTAGTGGCTTTTGTCCCGCTTTTGCGCGAGAGGATTTACTCAAACAACCAGTATGCCCGCCAATTCATTATCTCATGG ATCCACGTATTGGAGTCGGTTCCTGATATCAACCTCCTGGATTATCTGCCAGAAATTCTAGACGGACTCTTTCAGATTCTTGGAGACAGCAGCAAAGAGATCAGGCGGAT GTGTGAGCTGGTTTTGGGGGAGTTCCTGAAAGAAATTAAGAAGAATCCATCCAGTGTCAAATTTGCGGAAATGGCTAACATATTAGTCATCCACTGTCAAGTGTCTGATGAATCAAAGTCGA CTAACGATCTCATCCAGTTGACGTCAATGACATGGATGAGAGAATTCATTCAGCTTGCTGGAAGAGTGGTACTGCCGTATTCCTCTGGCATACTGACCGCAGTGCTGCCTTGTCTTTCCTATGATGACCGCAAAAAGA GTACTAAAGAGGCTGCCAGTGCATGTAATCATAGCCTGATGAAGCTTGTGACTCCTGAAGATGATGAAGAAGATGAAGAATCGCAGACCAAATCTTCCCCTCCGGGCGATGGGACTCCATCTAAGAAAGAGGGTGATCTGAATG ATTCCCTAAATGAGTCTCAGGAGTCAGTAGGCTTCAGCAACATCTCCTTCTTCACTCCAGCAAG TTCTGAGAGGTCTGCTGTAACTCTGGATCTGGATGGCATAGTGCAAGTACTGGACAGACATTTACACGATTCATCCACCGGAATGATGACTCGCATCGCTGTGTTGAAGTGGTTGTACCATTTGTACATCAAGACCCCTCGCAAG ATGTTCAAGCACACAGATAGTTTGTTCCCCATGTTACTGAAGACACTATCAGATGAATCTGATGAA GTGATTTTAAAAGACTTGGAGGTTTTAGCAGAAATTGCATCATCACCTGCTGGTCAGACGGACACATTTGGGTTGTGCGACAACTTGGATAGCAAAACAGAGCTTCATATTCCAGGTGGGGTCAGAGATGGGCAGCCAGTGGTGGTTG gatcaaaagtgacagatttATCTCCATCGACTCCCAGCATGAATTCATACTTCTACAAGTTCATGATTAATTTGCTCAAGCGCTTCAGTTTAGAGAGGAAGCTTCTAGAAATGAGAGGGGCTTTCATTATCAG GCAGCTGTGTCTCCTCCTGCATGCAGAGAACATATTTCACTCTATGGCGGACATCTTACTCAAGGAGGAAGATCTGAAGTTTGCCTCCACCATGGTGCAGACACTTAACACTATTCTGCTCACCTCAGCTGAACTCTTCCAGCTGCGGAACCAGCTCAAGGACTTGCGCACACAG GAAAGCTGTGCTCTTTTCTGCTGCCTCTATCGCTCTTGGTGTCATAATCCAGTGGCCACTGTGTCGCTCTGCTTCCTGACACAGAACTATCGGCATGCCTACGACCTCATCCAGAAATT TGGAGATCTGGAGGTAACTGTGGACTTCCTCATGGAGGTGGATAAACTTGTTCAGCTAATCGAGAGCCCCATCTTCACCT ACCTTCGTCTGCAGCTACTGGATGTAGAGCATAACCCATATCTCATCAAGGCTCTGTACGGCCTGCTGATGTTGCTTCCTCAGAGTCAGGCGTTCCAGCTGCTCTCACATCGGCTCAGCTGTGTGCCAAACCCTGAACTCATGAGGACCGT GGAAGACCCAAAGGCACCTGTCAAAGACAAACGATTAGCCCAGCCACACATCGACTACTGTGAACTGCTCCAGCACTTTGACAGAGTCCAGAGCAAACACCTGGAGGTGAGGCATCAGAGGGCGGGACGCTCTGAGCACCCAGACAGGAAGTTGTAA
- the zpd gene encoding zona pellucida glycoprotein d isoform X1, producing the protein MTHYLKSKVFLHLATLFCAVGSISGECEISECSDPSTCVLSQRQTCKCAVGYFGDLCDQVATMNVTCGKDFISILVDEEFFKYYNVGIEVVHLTNASCRAHREIISGSAYFTVHTPMDQYIACGGEPLKKNITHIVYSLTLMSDPPIYGNIVRDPVVQIEYKCIYPYIRRLSLAFPIISFSSERIFKVDEVDAKVEMSLFKDHTYTEAFTSAPTIKLGDQIYVQIQVTEPEDFFHLKVNECWATQTPQANKSGFSHTLLVNGCTNDKTASFGNGTAHPAGRNGDGSTVRYSFDMFRFVNEPHSFYLHCTVHLCTLEDGKSCIPECKTVSKREVVMDGQAQGLLSYGPITREIPVRPTINLLTLVLPLAVIWTLGIFLFILISVAKAGNHRHITNS; encoded by the exons ATGACGCACTATCTGAAATCAAAg GTGTTTCTGCATCTTGCAACGTTATTCTGTGCTGTTGGGAGTATTTCTG gTGAATGTGAGATTTCAGAGTGTTCTGACCCATCTACCTGCGTTTTGTCGCAGAGGCAAACTTGTAAATGTGCAGTTGGCTACTTTGGAGATCTCTGTGACCAGG TCGCAACAATGAATGTGACGTGTGGCAAAGACTTCATTTCCATCCTAGTGGATGAAGAGTTCTTCAAGTACTACAATGTGGGAATAGAAGTTGTTCATTTGACTAACGCCAGCTGTCGTGCCCATAGAGAGATCATCTCTGGATCAGCCTATTTCACAGTGCACACACCAATGGACCAGTACATCGCCTGTGGAGGCGAACCTCTGAAg AAGAACATAACACACATTGTGTACTCCTTAACGCTGATGTCTGACCCACCTATCTATGGAAACATTGTGAGGGATCCAGTGGTACAGATTGAGTACAAGTGCATCTATCCGTACATCCGTAGACTCAGCCTGGCATTTCCCATCATCTCTTTCTCCAG TGAAAGAATATTCAAGGTGGATGAAGTGGATGCCAAGGTGGAGATGAGCCTGTTTAAAGATCACACATACACTGAGGCTTTCACCAGCGCACCTACTATTAAGCTTGGAGATCAAATCTATGTCCAGATCCAAGTGACGGAGCCTGAAGATTTCTTCCATCTGAAAGTAAATGAGTGTTGGGCGACTCAGACTCCTCAAGCTAATAAGTCAGGCTTTAGCCACACACTGCTTGTAAATGG GTGCACAAATGACAAAACAGCTTCATTTGGTAATGGTACGGCGCACCCTGCAGGAAGAAACGGTGATGGGTCGACTGTCCGTTATTCGTTTGATATGTTTCGGTTTGTAAATGAGCCCCACAGTTTCTACCTGCACTGCACTGTGCATCTCTGCACACTTGAGGATGGAAAGTCTTGTATTCCt GAATGCAAAACTGTATCCAAAAGAGAGGTGGTTATGGATGGGCAGGCTCAAGGCCTGCTGTCTTATGGACCAATCACACGAGAGATACCAGTCAGACCTACGATAA ATCTCCTCACATTGGTCCTTCCACTGGCAGTGATTTGGACTCTGGGCATCTTCCTTTTCATCCTTATCAGTGTTGCCAAAGCGGGAAATCATCGACACATAACAAATAgctaa
- the zpd gene encoding zona pellucida glycoprotein d isoform X2, producing the protein MCPSDQQVFLHLATLFCAVGSISGECEISECSDPSTCVLSQRQTCKCAVGYFGDLCDQVATMNVTCGKDFISILVDEEFFKYYNVGIEVVHLTNASCRAHREIISGSAYFTVHTPMDQYIACGGEPLKKNITHIVYSLTLMSDPPIYGNIVRDPVVQIEYKCIYPYIRRLSLAFPIISFSSERIFKVDEVDAKVEMSLFKDHTYTEAFTSAPTIKLGDQIYVQIQVTEPEDFFHLKVNECWATQTPQANKSGFSHTLLVNGCTNDKTASFGNGTAHPAGRNGDGSTVRYSFDMFRFVNEPHSFYLHCTVHLCTLEDGKSCIPECKTVSKREVVMDGQAQGLLSYGPITREIPVRPTINLLTLVLPLAVIWTLGIFLFILISVAKAGNHRHITNS; encoded by the exons ATGTGTCCGTCTGACCAGCAG GTGTTTCTGCATCTTGCAACGTTATTCTGTGCTGTTGGGAGTATTTCTG gTGAATGTGAGATTTCAGAGTGTTCTGACCCATCTACCTGCGTTTTGTCGCAGAGGCAAACTTGTAAATGTGCAGTTGGCTACTTTGGAGATCTCTGTGACCAGG TCGCAACAATGAATGTGACGTGTGGCAAAGACTTCATTTCCATCCTAGTGGATGAAGAGTTCTTCAAGTACTACAATGTGGGAATAGAAGTTGTTCATTTGACTAACGCCAGCTGTCGTGCCCATAGAGAGATCATCTCTGGATCAGCCTATTTCACAGTGCACACACCAATGGACCAGTACATCGCCTGTGGAGGCGAACCTCTGAAg AAGAACATAACACACATTGTGTACTCCTTAACGCTGATGTCTGACCCACCTATCTATGGAAACATTGTGAGGGATCCAGTGGTACAGATTGAGTACAAGTGCATCTATCCGTACATCCGTAGACTCAGCCTGGCATTTCCCATCATCTCTTTCTCCAG TGAAAGAATATTCAAGGTGGATGAAGTGGATGCCAAGGTGGAGATGAGCCTGTTTAAAGATCACACATACACTGAGGCTTTCACCAGCGCACCTACTATTAAGCTTGGAGATCAAATCTATGTCCAGATCCAAGTGACGGAGCCTGAAGATTTCTTCCATCTGAAAGTAAATGAGTGTTGGGCGACTCAGACTCCTCAAGCTAATAAGTCAGGCTTTAGCCACACACTGCTTGTAAATGG GTGCACAAATGACAAAACAGCTTCATTTGGTAATGGTACGGCGCACCCTGCAGGAAGAAACGGTGATGGGTCGACTGTCCGTTATTCGTTTGATATGTTTCGGTTTGTAAATGAGCCCCACAGTTTCTACCTGCACTGCACTGTGCATCTCTGCACACTTGAGGATGGAAAGTCTTGTATTCCt GAATGCAAAACTGTATCCAAAAGAGAGGTGGTTATGGATGGGCAGGCTCAAGGCCTGCTGTCTTATGGACCAATCACACGAGAGATACCAGTCAGACCTACGATAA ATCTCCTCACATTGGTCCTTCCACTGGCAGTGATTTGGACTCTGGGCATCTTCCTTTTCATCCTTATCAGTGTTGCCAAAGCGGGAAATCATCGACACATAACAAATAgctaa
- the mmp15a gene encoding matrix metalloproteinase-15 translates to MSVRRSRSHRSLRPVTVIFILLFVNIAKTTAEDDAFNAESWLRTYGYLSQASRQMSTMQSAKILSSAIKDMQRFYGLEVTGHMDLATLNAMKRPRCGVPDHFQESTEGGTRRKRYALTGHKWDQDKLTYSIQNHSPKVGQEQTYEAIRKAFQVWEKVTPLRFEEVPYHEIKNGSEGPDIILLFASGYHGDMSLFDGEGGSLAHAFFPGPGMGGDTHFDIDEPWTLSQREGSGVDLFLVAVHELGHALGLEHSNNPSAIMAPFYQWMDTESFSLTEDDINGIHQIYGPPETVTTQVPPTTTLFTTTAEPEPTTTVSQPKTTRPSLQPTRPWVPPVRPTRRSHRPQPTARSDQDAPDICEGNFDTVTVLRGEMFVFKGRWFWRVRRNRVLDNYPMPISFFWMGLPEDIDAAYERHDGKFVFFKGSKYWLFREADVEPGYPQDLFRYGQGMPDRVDSAVWWEPSGYTYFFRGDRYWRFSEESRTVDKDYPKPVSVWGSIPGSPKGTFLSDDGAYTYFYKDTKYWRFDNKRMKVDAGYPRSILNDFMGCRVHFDAETDVKPDHRSPETNDKNQDPDNEEDAENGNDDEDDEKKEVDVILRVNETDEHIMTLILVTVPLVLVLCILGVIYIIITTLQRKETPKVLVHCKRSLQQWV, encoded by the exons ATGTCAGTCCGCAGGAGCAGATCGCATCGGTCGCTGAGACCCGTTACTGTGATTTTCATCCTGCTGTTTGTCAACATTGCTAAAACAACTGCAGAAGATGATGCTTTCAACGCAGAG TCATGGCTGAGGACGTATGGCTACCTGTCCCAGGCTAGCAGACAGATGTCCACCATGCAATCAGCCAAGATCCTTTCTAGTGCCATTAAGGACATGCAGCGTTTCTATGGCCTGGAGGTGACCGGACACATGGACTTGGCCACTCTTAA tgCCATGAAAAGACCTCGCTGTGGAGTCCCTGATCATTTTCAGGAGTCAACAGAGGGAGGTACTCGACGTAAGCGGTACGCACTTACTGGCCACAAGTGGGATCAGGACAAGCTGACTTACAG TATTCAGAACCACTCACCCAAAGTGGGCCAGGAGCAGACTTACGAGGCTATTCGCAAAGCCTTCCAGGTTTGGGAGAAGGTAACGCCTCTGCGGTTCGAGGAGGTCCCATATCATGAGATAAAGAATGGCAGTGAGGGGCCTGACATAATACTACTGTTTGCCTCTGGGTATCATGGCGATATGTCTCTCTTTGATGGGGAAGGTGGCTCTCTGGCACATGCTTTTTTCCCCGGTCCCGGAATGGGAGGAGACACACATTTTGACATAGACGAGCCATGGACCTTGAGCCAACGGGAGGGCTCAG GTGTTGACTTGTTTCTGGTCGCGGTTCATGAGTTGGGTCATGCGCTGGGGTTGGAGCACTCCAACAACCCTTCTGCTATCATGGCGCCTTTCTACCAGTGGATGGACACAGAAAGCTTCTCATTGACTGAAGATGATATAAATGGCATTCACCAGATCTATG GACCTCCAGAGACTGTCACCACTCAAGTACCTCCCACCACAACCCTGTTTACAACCACTGCTGAGCCGGAACCCACCACTACAGTGTCCCAACCGAAAACAACCAGACCCTCTCTGCAACCCACCAGGCCTTGGGTGCCTCCGGTCCGCCCCACCAGGAGGTCCCATAGACCCCAGCCCACAGCACGCTCGGACCAGGATGCACCTGACATCTGCGAGGGGAACTTTGACACAGTGACCGTACTGAGAGGGGAGATGTTTGTGTTCAAG GGTCGTTGGTTCTGGAGGGTTAGGAGGAACCGGGTTCTGGATAATTACCCAATGCCAATCTCCTTCTTCTGGATGGGGCTTCCAGAGGACATAGACGCTGCCTATGAACGGCATGATGGGAAATTTGTGTTCTTTAAAG GAAGTAAATACTGGCTTTTCAGAGAAGCAGACGTGGAGCCCGGATACCCTCAGGACTTGTTTCGTTATGGTCAAGGCATGCCTGACAGAGTGGATTCAGCAGTGTGGTGGGAACCATCTGGCTATACGTACTTCTTCAGAGGAGACAG ATATTGGCGGTTTAGTGAAGAATCCCGTACCGTGGATAAAGATTACCCTAAACCAGTGAGCGTGTGGGGATCCATTCCTGGCTCCCCGAAAGGGACCTTCCTCAGCGATGATGGAG CGTACACTTACTTCTACAAAGACACCAAATACTGGAGGTTCGATAACAAGCGAATGAAGGTTGATGCTGGATACCCGAGATCCATTTTAAACGATTTCATGGGCTGTCGGGTGCACTTTGATGCAGAAACGGACGTAAAGCCCGACCATCGATCGCCAGAGACAAACGACAAGAATCAAGATCCTGACAATGAAGAAGATGCAGAAAACGGAAATGATGACGAAGATGACGAGAAAAAGGAAGTAGATGTCATCTTAAGAGTGAACGAGACTGATGAACACATCATGACTCTTATCTTGGTGACTGTGCCTCTGGTTCTGGTTCTGTGCATTCTGGGAGTCATATACATCATCATCACCACACTCCAGAGGAAAGAGACGCCCAAAGTGTTAGTTCACTGCAAAAGATCCCTGCAGCAATGGGTCTGA